In the Anaerolineae bacterium genome, CGCCCCACCGGAAGCAACCCTGCCGCCCGTCGTCCTGACCCCCCTGGCCGCTGATCTGACGGCTACCCTGCCGCCGGACATCATCGCCTTCGGACAGACGGTGGAGGGGCGGCCACTGCTGGCCCAGCGCCTGGGGAATGGCCCGCGCCAGCTTCTGCTGGTCGGCGGCATTCATGGCGGCTGGGAGGGCAACACGGTCGAGTTAATGCTGGCGGTCATCGCGCACTTCAGCGAGGAACCGGCGGCCATCGCGCCGGGGCTGACCCTGGTGATCATCCCCGCTCTCAACGTGGATGGTCTGCTGCGCGGGCGGGTGGAGGAGGGCCGCTTCAACGCCAACGGAGTCGATCTCAACCGCAACTGGGGCTGCGAGTGGTCAGCGGAGGCGATCTGGCGCAACCAGCGTGTCGATCCTGGCAGGGCGGCGTTCTCCGAGCCAGAAACGGCGGCCCTGGCCGATTACATCCTGCTCAACCTGCCAGCGGCGGTGATCTTCTACCACAGCGCGGCCAACGGCGTTTTTGCCGGGGCCTGCAATGGCGACCATGGGTCGCAGGCGCTGGCGGACGCTTACGGCCGGGCGGCGACTTACCCCAGCGATGGGCGCTTCCTGGCTTATCGCGTGACCGGCGACGCTTCCAACTGGGTAGATGGGCAGGGCATCCCCGCCCTGACCGTCGAGCTGCAAAGCTGGACCGACCCGGAGATCGCCCGCAATCTGGCCGGGATTATGGCCGTACAGTGCGAGCTAACCCGCCGCCGCACCGATTCCGCAGCGCGCGCCTGGGTGACCGCTCACTGCGCCGGGGAGTAGCACCCGGACGGGGCGGCAGGGGGACGTTGCTCATCAACACGCCTGAATGTCCCCCTGCTCCCCTGCAACAAAAAAACCGCCCCCGGCCGCAATCAGCCGGGGGCGGTACGCCGGTTTACTTCGTTGTTGTCGTCGGACGTGGAGCCAGTGTCACCCGCACTTCGCTAAGCTCGCCATTGCGCAGGATGCCCAGCGTGATCGTCTGGCCGACCTCGGTCTCGTTGCTGATGTAATCCAGCAGGTCATCAAAGGTCACAACCGGATGGCCATCCACGCTGACGATGATATCCCCGCCGACCCTGATCGTGGTGTCATCAACGCGGGCTTCGCGGCTGCTGCCCAGCAACCCGGCCCGCGCCGCCGGCCCGGTATTATCCACCGTGGCGATCAGCACGCCGGTCTGATCGTCGGGCAGGTTCATAGCCTCGCGGATCGTATCGTTGACCGTGCTGCCGCTGATCCCCAGCCAGGGATGCGCAAAGTGACCCTCAGCGATCAGCACCGGCACCACGCGGCTGACCGTCTTCGACGGCACGGCAAAGCCGATGCCCGCGTTCTGACGGGTGGTCGATTCGATCGCCGTGTTGACACCGATCACCTCGCCGGACAGGTTGAGCAGCGGGCCACCGGAATTGCCAGGGTTGATCGCCGCGTCAGTCTGGATGATATCGGTGATGTTGAAGCGGTTGCCGTCAGCGGTCGCAGCCTGCGAAGGCAGCATGCGGCCCAGGGCGCTGATGATCCCGCTGGTCATCGTGCCCGACAACCCGAAGGGGTTGCCGATGGCCACCACCATCTGGCCGACCTGCAGAGCGTCCGAATCGCCCAGGGGCAGCGGCCGAAGCTCTGGCGCTTTCGCCGGGTCGACTTTGATCACGGCCAGGTCACTATCCGGGTCGGCGCCGACCAGTTCGGCGTTCACCGTAGTGCCATCATGGAAGATGACCCTGATCTGGTCAGCTTCGCCGGCGACATGATAGTTGGTGACGATATGCCCATCCCGGTCATAGACAAAGCCGGAACCCTGGCCGTAGACATACTGCTGCTGTTGCTGCTGGTTGGGCGTCTGCGGCCACAGGAAACGCGGCAGCTCCGGGAAACCGGGGATCTGCGGCAGTTCCGGGAACTGCGGGACGCTGACCTCCCGCGTGACCGCCTGGCGCACCTGCACGCTGACAACGGAAGGATTGGCGGTGTTGTAGAGCGCGATCAGTTGCTCTTCAATGGTGTTGGTCGTTGAAATTGCGCTGGCGCTGCGCGTCGCCGGGAAGATCATCGGGCTAAGGACCGCCAGCACCACAGCCATCAGCGCGGCGCCGGTCAGCAACCAGCCAAAACGGGCCTTGTGCGACATCACTACCCCTCCTGAACCTGTGTGTTGCGCGAAGGCTGCCACACGATGAAAGCGCGGCTGTTCCTGGGTCGTGGTCCAGACCGCGTCAGGTCGGGGTGGTCTGTTGGCCGCGAGCGCCCGCTGTAACCGGGCAGTCGAGGAAACGAAGCGCGCTTTCCGTGGAGGTCTTCGCGCTATCCCTGTAAACCGCCGATCACGATAGCGCGGCTGGATTAGAATCGCTTTAACGCTGCATAGAAGTTCCGTTAGAGTTTTCACGAAACCGGTGGGCTGGCGGAGCGCCGGGCAGCGCCGCCACGGAAGTTGTCCCCGATCCTGCTTGCGGGCATAATCAGATCGTAGCGGCGCGACGCTCAAACAACGAAGGGCAGCGGCGGGAACCCATGGACGAACAGGCATTGATCGCGCAGGCGCAGCGGGGGGATATCCTGGCCTTTAACGACCTGGTGCTGGCTTACCAGGATCGGCTGTATAGCGCCGCCTACCGCATCCTGGGCGATCCGGCTGCCGCCGCGGACGCCACCCAGGAGGCCTTCATCGCCGCCTTTAAGGCGCTGGGCGCTTTTCGCGGCGGGAGCTTCAAAGGCTGGCTGTTGCGCATCGTAACGAACGCCTGCTACGACGAACTGCGCCGCCGGCAGCGCCAGCCCGCCGATTCCCTGACCGATCTGCTGCCGGAGGACGGGGCCGAATCGCTGCCGCAACTGGCCAGCGACGCCGAAGACCCGGAAGATCACGCCCAGCGCCGGGAACTGAACGCCGGGATCGAGGATTGCCTCCGCGGTCTGCCCGCCGAGCAGCGGGCGCTGGTCATCCTGCGCGATGTCGAGGATCTGGACTATCAGGCGATCGCCGCCGCGACCGGCCTGGAGATGGGCACGGTTAAGTCGCGCCTGAGCCGCGCCCGCGCCCGCTTGCGCGATTGCCTGCGTGCGCTGGGGGAACTTTTGCCGTCTGCTTATCGTCTAGAGAACGAGTGACTCTGTGGGCCTGCGCAGGAAGTAGCTATTGAGGCCGCAGCGGGGATATGAACGACCTGACGCCTGCCGACCTGGAATTGCTGTCGGCGTACCTGGATGATGAACTGGCGCCTGCCGAACAGGCCGCTCTGGAGTGCCGCCTGGCGGCAGAGAGCAAGTTGCGGGCTGAGCTGGAATCGCTGCGCGGAGTCACGGCCCGCGTGCGCGCCCTGCCCGTCCTACCGGCCCCACGCGACTTCCGCCTGGACCCGGCTATCTACGGCCAGCGGGAAGCGGGCGGCCTGCCCCTGCCGATCCAGCGCGTGCCGCCACGCCGGCTCTATGGCTGGGCCAGCGCCCTGAGCGCTGCTGCAGCCGCCTTTGCCCTGCTGGTCGGCGTGCTGGGCCTGCTGGGATCAGGGGCGTTGCCTTACGCGGAGGCCCCCGCCCGGCAGCAGGCCGCCGCGACACTCACCCTGAGCGGGGAGGCGCAGATCGCTCTGGCCCCGATTGCCACTCTCCCGCTGACGGTAACGGCTCTGGAGGCCGGGGAAGCCGCCGGAGCGGCGGAGCGCGCCCTCCTGCCGCCGGGTGAGACGACTGCCGCGCCCGCTACTCAAGCTGCAGCCGCTGCTGAAGCTGCAGCCGCTGCTGAAGCTGCAGCCGCTGCTGAAGCTGCGCCCGCTGCTGAAGCTGCGCCCGCTGCTGAAGCTGCGCCCGCTGCTGCGGCAGCAGCGCCACCTGCCACCGAAGCGACCACACTGGACGGCCTCGCCGCGGCTTTCAGCGCCAACGCTGCCGCCAACGGCGTCGAAGCAGAAGCGCCGCCCGCCGTGTTGCTGGCGCCCGGCCTGCGTGCCGGTGAAGCGCCCGCCACCAAAAGTGGGGTCGCGCTCCCGGAAGCGACGCTGCTGCCTGCATCCACAGTAGCGCCCACTGCCGTTGCCGTTGCTCCGGCGGCGGAATCGCCCGCAGTCGAGCCAGCCGCCCAAACAACGTCCCCACCCTCGACGCCACCCGACGATCCGGAGGCGCTGATCGGCGCCGGGTGTGTCCTGATGGCGCTGGCGGTGATGTTCTTCGCCCTCAGCCGCCGGGCCAGATGAGCGGCGGCTCCGCCCCGTACAATCAGGCTTTGCCGCCGTCAGATTCTGCTGCTGCCAGCGCCGCAGCGATGCGCTCCCCTTCATCCAGCGGGCGGCCAGTCGCATCAACGGCCAGCATCGCCCCGTCGATGGCCCGTGTCCGAACACCCCCCGGTGCGTAGGGATTGTTGACAAGCTGTGGCGCATTCAGCAGACCCAGCGCCACTGCCCTGGCCAGCACATCCGGGCTGGTCAGCGGATCGTCGCTTTCACCCGCGCCCAGCGCCTGGATCGCCGCGATCAGGCGCTGTGTGTCCGCGATCAGGGCTGCCTTGCGGGCCTGGATGGCCGGATCGGCGGCCATGTCCGGGTTGCCGCGCAGGGCCGTTTCCACAACTTCCTGCGTCATCACACAGGCCTCGATGACCTCGTCGGCGGTGGCAGCGTGGTGGGCTTCTGTGTGGCCGACCACATGGATGATATGCGGGCGCAGGGCCATCTGTAGCATGGTGCTCTGGGCCAGGTGCGCCCGCGCCCGGCGCAGATCGACCGGATGGCTCAGCAGGCCGGTACGCGTCTGCTGCCAGATGTGGAAGTCGTCGCTGGCGAAGGATTCGGTCAGTTCGACAATCGCCAGCGCACGGGCAAGGTCCATCCGGTTAGAGAGTTGCGGCGGACTCTGGAACATATAGGTCATGATGTAGTCACGCACACCGTAGCAGCGGGCATTGTAGGCGTAAAGATACGCCGAGGCGCACACAACCACGTCCGGCGCGTCGCGCATCCCCCAGTGATAGGACTCGTTGCCCTCCACCGGGATGTCGCGCTCGCCGTGCCAGCGCATCAGCGCCTGGTGTTCAGCGATGGACTGCGCCAGCGGCGATGGCCCGCGCCCGTCCATGGCATTGAACCAGAACAACGAGGTGGCGCACCAGGCGTTGTCGATGGTGCGGACGAGCATCTCGGCGTAGCGGAGGTGATCGGCGGTGCCGGAATAGGCCCGCAGCAGCGGATAGTTGCCCCGTCGGCTGGCCGCGTACAGGGCGCGCAGGTCGTCTTCCGTGCGGAAAGGTACACCACCCGCGCCCTTGCTGCGCGGGTTCTGGCGGGAGGGGTGGAAGAAGTTCTCCTGGGCGTCCTGGTCGGAGCCGAGCGAGATCACGTCCAGCGCGCCGGATTCAGCGATGCGGGCGATGCCTTCCA is a window encoding:
- a CDS encoding trypsin-like serine protease → MSHKARFGWLLTGAALMAVVLAVLSPMIFPATRSASAISTTNTIEEQLIALYNTANPSVVSVQVRQAVTREVSVPQFPELPQIPGFPELPRFLWPQTPNQQQQQQYVYGQGSGFVYDRDGHIVTNYHVAGEADQIRVIFHDGTTVNAELVGADPDSDLAVIKVDPAKAPELRPLPLGDSDALQVGQMVVAIGNPFGLSGTMTSGIISALGRMLPSQAATADGNRFNITDIIQTDAAINPGNSGGPLLNLSGEVIGVNTAIESTTRQNAGIGFAVPSKTVSRVVPVLIAEGHFAHPWLGISGSTVNDTIREAMNLPDDQTGVLIATVDNTGPAARAGLLGSSREARVDDTTIRVGGDIIVSVDGHPVVTFDDLLDYISNETEVGQTITLGILRNGELSEVRVTLAPRPTTTTK
- a CDS encoding sigma-70 family RNA polymerase sigma factor, whose product is MDEQALIAQAQRGDILAFNDLVLAYQDRLYSAAYRILGDPAAAADATQEAFIAAFKALGAFRGGSFKGWLLRIVTNACYDELRRRQRQPADSLTDLLPEDGAESLPQLASDAEDPEDHAQRRELNAGIEDCLRGLPAEQRALVILRDVEDLDYQAIAAATGLEMGTVKSRLSRARARLRDCLRALGELLPSAYRLENE
- a CDS encoding cobalamin B12-binding domain-containing protein, with product MPSRVLAGSLGDCVHVAGVTRFLAIAEEAGCQTHFTGPATDLEAFVDAIVAFDPDVIGVSYRLTPENARTLLQELEGMLRAAGVLGRKRIFFGGTPPVAEVAREMGYFDAVFSGEEPPHAIRAALRGETLVEAGPESFPQRAVERIRWKAPYPILRHHFGLPAQTIAPTVEGIARIAESGALDVISLGSDQDAQENFFHPSRQNPRSKGAGGVPFRTEDDLRALYAASRRGNYPLLRAYSGTADHLRYAEMLVRTIDNAWCATSLFWFNAMDGRGPSPLAQSIAEHQALMRWHGERDIPVEGNESYHWGMRDAPDVVVCASAYLYAYNARCYGVRDYIMTYMFQSPPQLSNRMDLARALAIVELTESFASDDFHIWQQTRTGLLSHPVDLRRARAHLAQSTMLQMALRPHIIHVVGHTEAHHAATADEVIEACVMTQEVVETALRGNPDMAADPAIQARKAALIADTQRLIAAIQALGAGESDDPLTSPDVLARAVALGLLNAPQLVNNPYAPGGVRTRAIDGAMLAVDATGRPLDEGERIAAALAAAESDGGKA